In Paenibacillus durus, the DNA window GACAACCATCCCGATTGTATCGCCCTTTAGCAGTCCTTGTAGCCGCTTGACGTTCTCCTGATAACGAAAATGATAGCCAACGGAGGTCAGAAGCCCGCTCTCCTCGATATCCTGCAGAAGACTGGCCGGAATTTCCGTGCTGACCCCTAGGGGCTTCTCGACGAAAAAAGGAATGCCTCTTCGAATCAGCGTCCGCTCAATCGCGCCGTGCGCCCCGGGCGGCACGCAGATGTAGACGGCGTCCAGCTTATGGGCGTCCAGCATTTCCGCAAAATCCCCGTATCCCTTAGCGGCATAGTGCCGCGCCATTTCCTCAGCCTTGTCTTTGCCGGTACCGCAGACCGCCAGAAGCTTGACTTCCTTCATACCGGCCAGCAAGTCGGCATGCACCTTGGCGAACCACCCCGTCCCCACCATAGCGATGTTAAGCGTCATTTCTAGATCCCTCCGTTTCCTCAGTCATCCTTTTTCAAAATATAAGAAATTATACTGCTTTATCCAAGTATCCGGTAGTCTCTCCATTCCTCCGGCAGCAGCCATAAATACGGGGGCTGCAAAAAGCGGTCGTCGGCCAGCAGGATCACGCCGGTATCGCTTTCACTCCGAATGAGGCGCCCTCCCGCCTGCAGCACCTTACACATACCCGGATACACGTAGGCGTAATCAAATCCGTTCTTGCCCTGAGCGCCGAAATATTCCCTTAGCAGGTTGCGCTCCAGTCCAAGCTGGGGCAGGCCGACGCCGACTACCATCACACCGCCGAGCCGGTCTCCGGGCAAATCAACCCCTTCCGAGAAAATTCCGCCCAGCACGGCAAATCCGAGCAGCGTCTCCTCGTTGCCAAGGCGAAAAGCTCCTAGAAACCTCTCCCGTTCCTCTTCACTCATTCCGCTTCCCTGCACCAGCGTCCTAACCCCGGGCAGTGCGGTGGAAAAAGCATCATAAACTTTCTGCAAATACTGGTAGGATGGAAAAAAGACCAGATAGTTCCCTTTGCGGGCAACCATCGCCGACAGCGCCGCCGTAAGCGGCTTAAGCGAATCATCCCGGTCGCGAAACCGCGTCGACACCGGCAATATGCTGATTTGCCACTGCTCTTTACGGAAGGGAGAAGGAATCGTGAGGCTGTAGTCGTCCTCGCCCGCGCCTAACATTTCCCGGTAATAGTGGAGAGGCGACAGCGTCGCTGAGAAGAAAATCCGGCTGCGGAAGCCCTTGGAGGACTGCGTCAGCAAATGCGACGGGTCCAGATTGAACAGCTTCAGGAAGACGTCTCCTTTTTCCGTTTCCGCATAAGTGATATAGCGCTCGTCATACATCTTGCAGGCGCGCAGCATTGCCTGCGCCTCATAGTAGGCGTCAAGCAGCCCGTCTTCCTGTTCCCCTTCCAGAAGCAGCGCCGGAGCAGAGCCGAGCAGTTCACGCTCCGCCTCCTGCACGAACGCCTCCAGCAGGCCCGGCAGTTCCCCGGGATATGCGCTCCATTTGCCCGAGCCAGCCGGTTCGCACTCTTTGCGCAGAGCGATGAACAAGGCATTCAGGCCCCCCGCTGCGGCGCTGAGCGCGCGGTTCTGTCCCTTATAACGGCGCTTCAGCGCGAGGAACGGCGCTTTGCGCAGACCCGCCGAGAACATCTCCCGGCCGCGGTCGACCAGATTATGCGCTTCGTCGACAAGCAGCGCCGTATCCTTCTTCCGCTCCTCCGGGAGCCGCTTTAGACTGATGCGGGGATCGAAAATATAATTGTAATCGCAGATCACAGCGTCGCTTGCATACGCCGCGTCCAGCGACAGCTCGAACGGGCATACCGTATGCTTGCGGGCGTATTGTTCCAGAACATTACGGTCCATCAGCGTCTCGCTCCGCAGCATATCCATCAGCGCGCCGTTGATCCGGTCATAATACCCGTCGGCAAACGGGCAATAGTCCGGCCCGCAGAGCCCCTCCTCCCGGAAACAGGCCTTTTCTTTAGCCGTGATCGTGACCACATGCAGATGGAGGCCCCCGGAGGACATCAAGGCAAAGGCATCCTGCGCGGCCAGCCGCGTGACGGTCTTGGCCGTCAAGTAGAACAGCCCGCGCTGCAGGCCCTCTCCCATCGCCTTGACCGCTGGAAACAGGGCGGACATCGTCTTTCCGATACCCGTCGGAGCCTGAGCGAACAGGTTCACACCGTCCGCGATGGACTTATAGACAGCGCCGGCCAAACGCCGCTGCCCTTCCCTGTAGGCCGGGAACGGAAACTCCAGCCTGCGGATGCTTTCGGTCCTGCGCTCCCCATGCTGAAGCAGCAGGGCCGCATATGGGGCGTACGCCGCCGCCGTAGCGCCCGCAAAAGCCGCCGCCTCTGCGGCGGACACGAGCCGCTCGAGGCTCCGCTGCTCCCCCGTCCTGCTGTGAACATATGTAAGCCTAACCGTGATATCTGGAAGATCCTGTTCCAAAATAATCATATGCGCATACATTAAAGTCTGAGCCCAGTGCACCTCACGGCCCTCCTCCGGCAGCTCCGGCGCTCCGGTCGACTTGATCTCCTCGACGGTAAGGCGCCCGTCCGCAGACAGCAGCAGTCCGTCGCAGCGCCCGAAGACGGCGATAATCAGGCCATCGCAGGGAATTTCCGCGCTGAGGTACACTTCCTTGCGGTCGTCTTCTTTATACTGCTGTTGAATCTGCTGGTGTATGCGCGTTCCCTCTGCCAAGGAAGAGGCGCTGCGGAAGCCCGATTCAAGGCTGCCGCTGCGGTACACATACTCCACAAGCGTCCTTACTGAAATGGTTATGACGGCAGACAAGGCGAGTCCCTCCTTTCCACAACTTTCCGGCTGTTCTTGCTGGCGTCACCAAAAAATGCCGCTTTTTACCTTTTATCGCATTATTTCTAGTTTTGACATTCCGTTTACATAACGGCATAATGGATTTTGTTACGATGGTTAGCATCCAGAAAGAAGGCGATGCCGTGTCATTTATTAACGTTAGACGGTGGTTGACTAAACCTTTTATTTTTTTCACCATCATGCTTATTCTTAAGAGCTATTTGGCCTGGGCGGTGATCTTCGATAATCTGCTGCCGTGGAAGTCGCTGCTGACCGAGATTCCCTTTGCCTGGGCGTTATTCTGCATTATCGAGCGTTTCGCGTCTAAGCGCAAGCTTGGCTATTATATGACGGTTAACCTGCTGGTAACGGCGATTTTTTTCGCGGCTATCATGTATTTCAAATATTACGGAGTTATCGTAACCTATCATGCGGCTGAGCAGGTCAATCAGGTGACCGCCGTCCGCAACAGCGTATTTTCACTGATGGACCCTTATTATCTGCTTATTTTCGCCGATGTCATCGTGCTGGGATATTATTTTCTTTTTAATCGGAATGGCCGGAATTACAAAAAAGAGCAAATTAACCGGGGACGCGGCAGCCGGAAATTCTCGGCTCTGTTCGCTGCGTCGCTGGCGCTGTGTCTGTTCAATGTGCTGCCGAACAAAGCCAGCATGAATGAAATCAAGAAAGCGCAAGAGATGGGCATCCTCAATTATGAGGCCTATACCATCTTCGCTCAAGAAAAAATCGACCTGGTGAAGGCTAGCGATATTACACAGGAATCCATTGATAAGGCCAAGGGAATCAGCGCTCCCGCAAATCCGAAGCTGCAGGGGGCGGCCAAGGGCAAGAACCTGATTATCGTCCAGATGGAATCGCTGCAGAACTTTCTGATCGGACTTAAGATCGACGGCAAAGAGATCACTCCGAACCTAAATGCCGTAATGAAAGAAAGCCTGTATTTCCCGAATTTCTATCAAATGGTCGGCCAGGGCAACACCTCGGATGCGGAGTTTGTCGTCAATACGTCCTTTTACATCCCTCCCCGGGGCGCGGCCACCCAAATGTACGTCGACAAGGTGCTGCCGAGCCTGCCGCGTCTGATGGAGAAGAACGGCTACCAGACGGCCACCTTCCACACGAATGATGTAGAGTTCTGGAACCGCGGGGAGCTGTACAGCTCACTTGGATGGGGCAAATATTACGACCATAAGTTCTTTGGGGACGAGGACACCTTCTTCTTCGGGCCTTCCGATGAGGTGCTGTACCGCAAGACAACCGCCAAGCTGAAGGAAATGAGCGCAAGCAGCCAGCCGTTCTACGCCCAGATCATTTCCATGTCGTCCCATCATCCGTTTACGATTCCTTCTGAAAAATACAAGATGAAGCTGCCGGAGCGTTATGAAGGCACTTTTGTCGGTGACTACATCCGGGCGCAGAACTACGCCGATTACGCTTTTGGCCAACTGGTTCAGGAGCTTAAAGAGACCGGCCTTTGGGACAACAGCTTGATTATGATCTATGGCGATCATATGGGCCTGCCGATTTACTCGCTCGATCATGACGACAAAGAGCTGATGACCGAGATTTACGGCCATGAATACGGGTATGGCAATATGACCAATATTGCGCTGATGATTCACGGCGCGGGCAGCGCGCAGCCGCAGACTCTGGAGCAGGTCGGAGGAGAGATTGATATTTTGCCGACCGCCGCCAATCTGCTTGGCATATCTCTGAAGGATCATCTGCATTTTGGCCAGGATATCATTAATCAGAACTATAACCTTCTGCCCGAGCGTTATTATTTGCCTACCGGCTCGTTTATCTCAAGCTCCGGACTGCTTATTCCCGGCAACAGCTTCGAGGACAACACCCAGTATCCGATCGCGCTCAGCAGCAAGCCGCCCGCCGCCACAGAGGATGAATATAACCGTGCGCTCCGGCTGCTGCAGCTCTCCGACAGCTACGTCTCGCAGCTTCCCGAGAAGAAAGCCGAATAGGCTGCGCTCCTTAAATCACGGCTGCGCTTTTTGCGCAGCCGTGCTGATGTAAGAAGCCTCCGTTCAGAGATAAGCGTTAGTCCCGCATCAACGCCAAAAACCATGCTCCATTACTGAGCATGGTTTTTGTTCGTCTACGGAGCCCGCCGTACGTTCCCGGCGGCTCGGCAGAAGCGCTTAACGCTCCTGCCTTTCCAGCATATCGTAATATTCGGCGAAACGCGTAAGCTCCTCAGGCGTCAGAATCGACAGATACTCATCCAGCGAGATCAGGGAGCGGCGCTGTCCTTCAGCCCGGATCTCCTCTCCCTTTTCAGTGAGCGTCACCACTACGGCTCTACGGTCGTGCTCGTCCGGCTCCCGGCGGATCAGACCTACTCCTTCCATACGGTCAAGCATGACCGTAACCGCACTGGATTTGACCTCCATCCGTTCGGCAAGCCGTACCACCCTTGCCCTTCCCTCGTTGGCTATCATATTCAGCAAAATGAACTGGGGAAACGTCAGTCCAAGCTCCGCTTGCAGGCCGATCCCCGATATTATTTTTCGCTGCACCCTCCACATGGATAATCCGATTTGTTCTACAAGCGGATCAATCTGTCGCGACATTTGCATTTCACCTCCCGTTCATTGTTATAGTTCCAGCGTATCATTTTGCCCGCTTCCCATACAAGATTCCATCTTATTAATTCCACTTATTAACGCGCGAATACTTTAGAAACGCATGCCTCCCCTCGGGGGGATTGCTTTAAATGAGTTTATACAAAAATCTTGACAGACCCACTGGGTTTTCCTTCACCAGTTCCGTTGTGATATCCTCGGTTGGCTCCACTTCCTCCGTTACGAGGTCGGTGATTCCTGCAGAGGTGTCGGTAACCGTTTCTTCCGCCGCTGCCAAAGTTACGGTCTGCTCCTCGCTTGGCTTGCTCTTAGCCTTGCTATTACCTTTGCCATTGGCGTTGCCATTGCCGGGATGGTAGTCCGGATCGATATTGCCGCTCTCGTCTTCCGGTCCCTGCAGGGAGCCCGGGCTGCCGTTGCCGCTTCCGAGATCCCCCATCCAGCCAATCCCTTCACGCACACGCTCGCCATACCGGTTGTACATGCCGGTCACCAGGCGCCAGACATCGTATTCGTAGCGGGCCGCTACTTTGCCCTCGGCATCCGTCAGCGCGACGACATCCCCATGGCCGTTATACACATACCAATAGGTCTGTCCCTTGTACGTAATCGTCAGCGGCCGCTCGTTCGTATCGTATGAATACGACTTCGTGACCCCGCCGGCTCCATCCCGTTCCTC includes these proteins:
- a CDS encoding Gfo/Idh/MocA family protein, whose protein sequence is MTLNIAMVGTGWFAKVHADLLAGMKEVKLLAVCGTGKDKAEEMARHYAAKGYGDFAEMLDAHKLDAVYICVPPGAHGAIERTLIRRGIPFFVEKPLGVSTEIPASLLQDIEESGLLTSVGYHFRYQENVKRLQGLLKGDTIGMVVGQWMGSMPEAAWWRDQERSGGQFIEQTTHIVDLLRYLAGDVTEVYAMFGSRVMHE
- a CDS encoding helicase C-terminal domain-containing protein, translated to MSAVITISVRTLVEYVYRSGSLESGFRSASSLAEGTRIHQQIQQQYKEDDRKEVYLSAEIPCDGLIIAVFGRCDGLLLSADGRLTVEEIKSTGAPELPEEGREVHWAQTLMYAHMIILEQDLPDITVRLTYVHSRTGEQRSLERLVSAAEAAAFAGATAAAYAPYAALLLQHGERRTESIRRLEFPFPAYREGQRRLAGAVYKSIADGVNLFAQAPTGIGKTMSALFPAVKAMGEGLQRGLFYLTAKTVTRLAAQDAFALMSSGGLHLHVVTITAKEKACFREEGLCGPDYCPFADGYYDRINGALMDMLRSETLMDRNVLEQYARKHTVCPFELSLDAAYASDAVICDYNYIFDPRISLKRLPEERKKDTALLVDEAHNLVDRGREMFSAGLRKAPFLALKRRYKGQNRALSAAAGGLNALFIALRKECEPAGSGKWSAYPGELPGLLEAFVQEAERELLGSAPALLLEGEQEDGLLDAYYEAQAMLRACKMYDERYITYAETEKGDVFLKLFNLDPSHLLTQSSKGFRSRIFFSATLSPLHYYREMLGAGEDDYSLTIPSPFRKEQWQISILPVSTRFRDRDDSLKPLTAALSAMVARKGNYLVFFPSYQYLQKVYDAFSTALPGVRTLVQGSGMSEEERERFLGAFRLGNEETLLGFAVLGGIFSEGVDLPGDRLGGVMVVGVGLPQLGLERNLLREYFGAQGKNGFDYAYVYPGMCKVLQAGGRLIRSESDTGVILLADDRFLQPPYLWLLPEEWRDYRILG
- a CDS encoding LTA synthase family protein, yielding MVSIQKEGDAVSFINVRRWLTKPFIFFTIMLILKSYLAWAVIFDNLLPWKSLLTEIPFAWALFCIIERFASKRKLGYYMTVNLLVTAIFFAAIMYFKYYGVIVTYHAAEQVNQVTAVRNSVFSLMDPYYLLIFADVIVLGYYFLFNRNGRNYKKEQINRGRGSRKFSALFAASLALCLFNVLPNKASMNEIKKAQEMGILNYEAYTIFAQEKIDLVKASDITQESIDKAKGISAPANPKLQGAAKGKNLIIVQMESLQNFLIGLKIDGKEITPNLNAVMKESLYFPNFYQMVGQGNTSDAEFVVNTSFYIPPRGAATQMYVDKVLPSLPRLMEKNGYQTATFHTNDVEFWNRGELYSSLGWGKYYDHKFFGDEDTFFFGPSDEVLYRKTTAKLKEMSASSQPFYAQIISMSSHHPFTIPSEKYKMKLPERYEGTFVGDYIRAQNYADYAFGQLVQELKETGLWDNSLIMIYGDHMGLPIYSLDHDDKELMTEIYGHEYGYGNMTNIALMIHGAGSAQPQTLEQVGGEIDILPTAANLLGISLKDHLHFGQDIINQNYNLLPERYYLPTGSFISSSGLLIPGNSFEDNTQYPIALSSKPPAATEDEYNRALRLLQLSDSYVSQLPEKKAE
- a CDS encoding MarR family winged helix-turn-helix transcriptional regulator codes for the protein MSRQIDPLVEQIGLSMWRVQRKIISGIGLQAELGLTFPQFILLNMIANEGRARVVRLAERMEVKSSAVTVMLDRMEGVGLIRREPDEHDRRAVVVTLTEKGEEIRAEGQRRSLISLDEYLSILTPEELTRFAEYYDMLERQER
- a CDS encoding RHS repeat domain-containing protein, which gives rise to MYNGHGDVVALTDAEGKVAARYEYDVWRLVTGMYNRYGERVREGIGWMGDLGSGNGSPGSLQGPEDESGNIDPDYHPGNGNANGKGNSKAKSKPSEEQTVTLAAAEETVTDTSAGITDLVTEEVEPTEDITTELVKENPVGLSRFLYKLI